A window of the Nibribacter ruber genome harbors these coding sequences:
- a CDS encoding oligosaccharide flippase family protein codes for MLKKLFGRIGLYGLAPHVPKIASIFILPIITKSLTPSDYGIYGLITAYTAALGALQTLGINVVLANSFYKSPNQYKWLWRQIHGFMSLYSVFFAFVLATILYFVIPEEANENKLTLILLVCSPIALFSATETIVFRFFHLSQKALNLALRTVFIGFLTVFLNWYTISVLKLGYMGWFYTTFITSIVSFVIYAYAIYFKYKLTPIFNFKRKTIKNVLRISLPTVPHFYSGYLLNTSNRVVMDINKVNVGSIGLFNLAATFGGYFSILGDALGMAVSPIYLQLFKKAEKPDTREAALEQVRFITFLLQAIFFVLAFVVSIWIKEIFFVLIKNEELRKSYVLAIILIMGYCYRPMYLGVINRYFYLEKSKSLWKISFVAGVLNVLLNLIFIPLFGVNAAALVTFFSLLYMGYSGYFLKEYKAIRTLNYYPAYWLIANIGLAVLAYVVAETFIYVKILTTIALLAVLGYLFLKNKKNLGLALD; via the coding sequence ATGTTAAAAAAGCTTTTTGGCCGGATTGGTTTGTATGGTTTAGCCCCCCATGTACCCAAGATTGCCAGTATTTTCATTTTACCCATAATTACCAAGAGCCTGACGCCGAGCGATTACGGTATTTATGGTCTGATCACAGCTTATACTGCAGCTTTAGGAGCCTTGCAAACATTAGGTATTAATGTGGTGCTGGCTAACTCTTTTTACAAATCTCCTAATCAATATAAGTGGCTATGGCGGCAAATCCATGGTTTTATGAGTTTGTATTCTGTTTTCTTTGCTTTCGTTCTGGCTACAATATTATATTTTGTAATACCCGAAGAAGCCAACGAAAACAAGTTAACCCTGATATTGCTTGTATGTTCCCCAATTGCGCTGTTTTCTGCCACAGAAACAATTGTATTCAGATTTTTTCATTTAAGCCAGAAGGCTTTAAACCTGGCACTCAGAACGGTCTTTATTGGGTTCCTGACGGTATTTTTAAACTGGTACACTATTTCGGTTCTTAAGTTAGGGTATATGGGTTGGTTCTACACCACCTTTATTACCAGCATCGTAAGCTTTGTTATTTATGCTTATGCCATTTATTTTAAATATAAACTCACGCCCATATTTAACTTTAAAAGGAAGACCATAAAAAATGTGTTGAGAATTTCCCTTCCAACAGTTCCGCATTTTTATTCCGGCTACCTGTTAAATACCTCTAACAGGGTGGTAATGGATATTAACAAAGTAAATGTAGGTAGCATTGGTTTATTTAACCTGGCTGCAACATTTGGCGGATATTTTTCTATTCTTGGCGATGCTCTGGGTATGGCAGTAAGTCCGATCTACCTGCAATTGTTTAAAAAAGCAGAAAAGCCAGATACCCGGGAAGCTGCGCTGGAGCAAGTCAGATTTATAACTTTTCTGCTTCAGGCAATTTTCTTTGTTCTGGCTTTTGTGGTTAGTATCTGGATAAAGGAGATATTTTTTGTTCTTATTAAAAATGAAGAGTTGCGGAAATCGTATGTTCTGGCAATTATTCTGATCATGGGTTATTGCTACCGTCCTATGTACCTAGGAGTAATTAACCGGTATTTCTATTTAGAGAAGTCCAAATCGTTGTGGAAGATATCCTTCGTTGCCGGGGTATTGAACGTTTTGCTCAATTTGATCTTTATTCCTCTGTTTGGTGTAAATGCAGCAGCCTTAGTTACCTTTTTTAGCTTATTGTATATGGGTTATTCCGGTTATTTCCTTAAAGAATACAAGGCTATTAGAACGCTTAACTATTATCCAGCTTATTGGCTGATTGCAAATATTGGTTTAGCTGTGCTGGCTTATGTGGTTGCTGAAACTTTTATTTATGTTAAAATATTAACTACCATAGCCTTGCTTGCAGTTCTTGGGTATTTATTCTTGAAGAATAAAAAGAATTTAGGCTTAGCATTAGATTAA
- a CDS encoding CatB-related O-acetyltransferase → MIKEFLNRVISSLKFRINNANSISKATKIHPSATIIGSVINGNSIHIEAGTKIVHANLVGNIRVGNSTAINGPNTLLISKINSINIGAYCSIAANVTIQEYNHNFDTISTYYINKKIFMAGEDPDIFSKGDIVIGNDVWIGAHSIVLSGVTIGNGAIIGANSVVTKDLPPYSIAVGTPAKVIKYRFEPEIIEKLQQIQWWNWDKDKFNKNRQLFQGKLTTDKLDTLV, encoded by the coding sequence ATGATAAAAGAATTTTTAAACAGGGTAATTTCATCCCTGAAGTTTAGAATTAATAATGCGAATTCAATATCGAAGGCGACAAAGATTCATCCATCTGCTACTATTATTGGTTCGGTGATAAATGGTAATAGCATCCACATTGAAGCGGGTACTAAAATTGTACATGCCAACTTAGTGGGTAATATCCGGGTTGGAAATAGCACCGCTATAAATGGACCAAATACCCTTCTAATTTCTAAAATCAATTCCATTAATATTGGCGCCTATTGCTCTATAGCTGCTAATGTTACTATTCAGGAGTATAATCACAATTTCGATACTATTTCCACTTATTACATCAACAAAAAGATATTCATGGCCGGGGAAGATCCGGATATTTTTTCTAAAGGTGATATTGTAATTGGAAACGATGTCTGGATTGGGGCGCATTCTATTGTACTTTCCGGCGTTACTATCGGCAATGGGGCAATAATTGGGGCAAACAGTGTGGTAACTAAAGATCTGCCTCCTTATTCTATTGCTGTTGGAACGCCGGCTAAAGTAATAAAATACCGGTTTGAGCCGGAAATAATAGAAAAGCTGCAACAGATACAATGGTGGAACTGGGATAAAGATAAGTTTAATAAGAACCGCCAATTGTTCCAGGGCAAATTAACCACCGACAAATTAGACACTCTTGTTTAA